The Corynebacterium sp. SCR221107 genome includes the window TTTGGTCGCAGCCGCCTCGGTGGTTTCCCCACCTGCCCAGCTGGCCCTGCCCAGGCCGAAGATCCGGATCTCGCTCAAGCCTTCCACCGCCACCGCCCAGAACGTGCGCCCGGCGGCGTGGCGTGCGGCCTGGCGGCAGGCCTCGGGCGTGCCGGAGCGCAAACTAGAACCGGCAGGTCAGCCGGAGCTGCGGGAGGCGATCGCCGAGCATATTCGCCTCAGCCGTTCGATGGCCGTTGCCAGCAACAGCGTGCTGGTGACCGGCGGTTCGCGCGAGGGGCTCATGCTCATCGTCATGGCGCTTGCCGACGCCTACGGCCGCAGGCTCACCATCGGGGTGGAAAACCCAGGGCATCCCGGGCTGCGCGCCATCGTGAAGCTGCTGGGACACAGGCTGGTCGAATGCCCCATCGATCTCGACGGCGTGCTCATCGAGTCCCTGCCGCACGACATGGATATGCTGCTAGTTACCCCTTCTTATCTCTATCCGCTGGGCTCGACCATGCCCGCGTCCCGAAGGTCCGCACTGCTGCGCTGGGCACAGGAGACGAAGACGGTAATAGTAGAAGACGACTTCAACGCCGAGCTGCGATACCGGCTGGCCCCGGAGCCGGCCCTGGCCGCCCAGGCCGGCAGCCAGGGTGTCAACGTCATCGTGCTGGGCACCTTCTCCACGCTTTTGGCACCGAGCCTGTCGGCGGGCTACGTGCTCGCCCCACCACTGTTGATTGATCCCTTGCTCGACACGCGCGCGAAGTTGGGCATGCCCGTGGCAGGGGTGACCCAGCGTGCGATCGCTGAGCTATTGACCAACGGCTATGTCCGCAAACACACCCGCGCGATGCACCAGCGCATGGGTCGTCGGAAAGCACACATCGAGCGCGTTTTTGCGCGCGCAACGGCCACGCCGGGCGTGGAAATTTCGACGATGGGTAGTGGCGTAGATTACTTTTTGGGGTTTGCCGATAGCGAACGCGCCACCGCCTTTGAGCAACTTTTGCAAAAATCGGGCATAGGTGTGGGACATGCGGAAAAACTGTGGTCCGCTATTAGCCCGGAACACGGGTTTATCTTGAGTTTTGCCCATTTGTCGGACCCCGATTTCGCCTTCGTGCTCGACGTCCTTAGCACCGCTTTAAAAGCAACGACGCAGTGAGTTGGGCAACACTATTTCTTCGCCTGTGTGAA containing:
- the pdxR gene encoding MocR-like pyridoxine biosynthesis transcription factor PdxR, with amino-acid sequence MALPQQIAAQIRQLINDGALQPGDALPGTRRIAAQLGIARGSVTTAFDQLTAEGYLYCSPGAPTRVHPDLVAAASVVSPPAQLALPRPKIRISLKPSTATAQNVRPAAWRAAWRQASGVPERKLEPAGQPELREAIAEHIRLSRSMAVASNSVLVTGGSREGLMLIVMALADAYGRRLTIGVENPGHPGLRAIVKLLGHRLVECPIDLDGVLIESLPHDMDMLLVTPSYLYPLGSTMPASRRSALLRWAQETKTVIVEDDFNAELRYRLAPEPALAAQAGSQGVNVIVLGTFSTLLAPSLSAGYVLAPPLLIDPLLDTRAKLGMPVAGVTQRAIAELLTNGYVRKHTRAMHQRMGRRKAHIERVFARATATPGVEISTMGSGVDYFLGFADSERATAFEQLLQKSGIGVGHAEKLWSAISPEHGFILSFAHLSDPDFAFVLDVLSTALKATTQ